A window of the Gordonia humi genome harbors these coding sequences:
- a CDS encoding urease accessory protein UreD gives MTARIAVDAAPGRARVDLSAAAGTTVVPRLLARTATSAHIALVAGGALLLGGDTIGLDVRVGAGCLLELTEVGGTVAYDADGASSTWWTRIIVDEGGTFVWRGLETVVADGACLHRRTDVRLAAGARALIREVSVLGRSGEAGGRLVQQTSASIGDVPLLVESVDVRGDRPTPGVLGPHRVLESILLAGVRGGDGSDEHVMDLAGPGSLARHLGDAVHESPLGPIWSSWRDRTVGEDR, from the coding sequence TTGACCGCGCGGATCGCGGTCGACGCCGCCCCCGGACGCGCTCGCGTCGACCTGTCCGCGGCGGCCGGCACCACGGTGGTGCCGCGACTGCTCGCCCGGACCGCGACGTCGGCGCACATCGCGTTGGTCGCGGGCGGCGCCCTGCTGCTCGGCGGCGACACGATCGGTCTCGACGTGCGTGTCGGCGCGGGCTGTCTGCTCGAACTCACCGAGGTCGGCGGCACCGTCGCCTACGACGCGGACGGCGCCTCGTCGACCTGGTGGACGCGGATCATCGTCGACGAGGGCGGGACGTTCGTGTGGCGGGGGCTGGAGACGGTCGTCGCCGACGGCGCGTGCCTGCACCGTCGCACCGATGTGCGGCTCGCGGCAGGGGCCCGAGCGTTGATCCGCGAGGTGAGCGTCCTCGGCCGCAGCGGGGAGGCGGGCGGCAGGCTGGTGCAGCAGACGTCCGCGTCGATCGGCGACGTGCCGCTCCTCGTGGAATCGGTGGACGTGCGCGGCGATCGTCCGACGCCCGGTGTGCTCGGACCGCATCGCGTGTTGGAGTCGATTCTGCTGGCCGGGGTGCGAGGCGGTGACGGATCCGACGAGCACGTGATGGATTTGGCCGGGCCCGGATCGCTCGCGCGCCATCTCGGCGACGCGGTGCACGAGAGTCCGCTCGGGCCGATCTGGAGCTCGTGGCGCGATCGAACAGTAGGGGAGGACCGATGA
- the ureG gene encoding urease accessory protein UreG, which translates to MPDHTHSHTRALRLGVAGPVGTGKSSLIATICAALADDLQIAVITNDIYTDEDARFLRSAGVLAPERIRAVETGACPHTAIRDDVTENLLAAEDLEADFAPLDLVLIESGGDNLTATFSPALVDAQLFVLDVAGGGDVARKGGPGIGRADLLVVNKTDLAPHVGVDVAQMVADASDAREGRPVLGVSRTDAESIEALRDWVLGVLTSYRSGAHEPVDPGPMAPHFHADEEHPDGGYVHTHEH; encoded by the coding sequence GTGCCTGACCACACTCACTCTCACACTCGCGCACTCCGGCTCGGCGTCGCCGGTCCCGTCGGCACCGGCAAGTCGTCACTCATCGCGACGATCTGCGCGGCACTCGCCGACGATCTGCAGATCGCCGTCATCACCAACGACATCTACACCGACGAGGACGCCCGCTTCCTCCGGTCGGCCGGTGTCCTGGCCCCGGAGCGGATCCGCGCCGTCGAGACCGGCGCCTGTCCGCACACCGCGATCCGTGACGACGTCACCGAGAACCTCCTGGCCGCCGAGGACTTGGAAGCCGACTTCGCACCGCTCGACCTGGTCCTCATCGAGTCCGGCGGCGACAACTTGACCGCGACGTTCTCGCCCGCCCTGGTCGACGCGCAGCTCTTCGTGCTCGATGTCGCGGGCGGCGGAGACGTCGCCCGCAAGGGTGGACCGGGCATCGGGCGCGCCGATCTGCTCGTGGTCAACAAGACCGATCTCGCACCGCATGTCGGCGTCGACGTGGCGCAGATGGTGGCCGACGCGTCCGATGCGCGGGAGGGGCGACCGGTGCTCGGGGTGTCTCGGACGGATGCGGAATCGATCGAGGCCCTGCGTGACTGGGTCCTCGGTGTGCTGACGTCTTACCGATCGGGTGCGCACGAACCGGTCGATCCCGGTCCCATGGCGCCGCATTTCCACGCCGACGAGGAGCATCCCGACGGCGGATACGTCCACACGCACGAGCATTGA
- a CDS encoding urease accessory protein UreF, translating to MSAPSLVAMLLADARLPTGAHAYSAGMEPALTGGMPPDQARELLCARAVTTSQVEAATAVAARHAVLTGGSSAAVQDAWAARTPAPAVRDASTAQARGYLRLARRLWPELPVGALPARPCRAVVLGAIAAVAGLPAVDLVRLVIYDDAATGAAALLKLEPRDPVETTGWILDACAAAEPTVASLAAVTDPAVVPAAGAPHSEMWAQTHARLNQRLFRA from the coding sequence ATGAGCGCGCCGTCCCTCGTCGCGATGCTCTTGGCCGATGCGCGCCTGCCGACCGGCGCGCACGCCTATTCGGCGGGCATGGAACCCGCGCTGACCGGTGGGATGCCGCCGGACCAGGCGCGCGAACTGCTGTGTGCGCGGGCCGTGACCACCTCGCAGGTGGAGGCCGCCACGGCCGTCGCCGCGCGTCACGCCGTCCTGACGGGCGGTTCGTCGGCTGCGGTACAGGACGCGTGGGCCGCTCGGACACCCGCACCGGCGGTGCGCGATGCGTCGACGGCCCAGGCCCGCGGGTATCTGCGGCTCGCGCGCCGGCTGTGGCCCGAGCTGCCCGTCGGTGCGTTGCCCGCGCGGCCGTGCCGCGCCGTCGTCCTCGGCGCGATCGCCGCCGTCGCCGGCCTGCCCGCCGTCGACCTGGTGCGTCTGGTGATCTACGACGACGCCGCGACCGGGGCCGCCGCCCTGCTGAAGCTCGAACCGCGCGACCCCGTCGAGACCACGGGATGGATCCTCGACGCGTGCGCCGCGGCCGAACCGACGGTGGCCTCGCTGGCCGCCGTGACCGATCCCGCCGTCGTCCCGGCGGCGGGAGCTCCGCACAGCGAGATGTGGGCGCAGACCCACGCCCGCCTGAACCAGAGGTTGTTCCGTGCCTGA
- a CDS encoding urease subunit alpha: MVSIDRGTYASLYGPTAGDQVRLADTDLWIEIERDHTVGGDESVFGGGKSIRESMGQSARSRGEGALDTVITNVVVVDWWGVERADVGVRDGRIVALGRAGNPDVADGVHPDLIIGPSTDVIAGEGRILTAGGIDSHVHLLSPSQVHEALATGLTTLIGGGTGPSEGSKATTVTPGPWHLRQMHRALDHLPVNVLLLGKGNTVSAPGLAEQALGGAAGYKVHEDWGATPAAIDAALRAADDWGLQVALHSDSLNEAGFVDSTVAAIGGRSIHAFHVEGAGGGHAPDILSIAGLPNVIPGSTNPTLPHTVNTVAEHLDMLMVCHHLNPAVPEDLAFAESRIRATTIAAEDVLHDLGALSITSSDAQAMGRIGEVITRTWQVAHVMKARRGRLGGGPADNSPAAGSGASGADNFPAAGSGASGADNFRVRRYIAKYTINPAVAHGVDHEIGSIEPGKLADLVLWDPRFFGVRPSLVVKGGTIVWASLGDPNASIPTPQPVLQRPAFGDAIGADLSVSFVAPAALEDGLADRLGLRRRLAAVRPTRDIGKADMKVNDALPSIDIRPDTFDIAIDGERVTPAPAAELPMAQLYSMF; this comes from the coding sequence ATGGTGTCGATCGATCGCGGAACCTACGCGTCGCTCTACGGACCGACCGCCGGTGATCAGGTGCGCTTGGCCGACACCGACCTGTGGATCGAGATCGAACGCGATCACACCGTCGGCGGCGACGAATCGGTGTTCGGCGGCGGCAAGTCGATCCGGGAGTCGATGGGACAGTCGGCGAGATCCCGTGGGGAGGGTGCTCTCGACACCGTGATCACCAACGTGGTCGTCGTGGACTGGTGGGGAGTCGAACGCGCCGACGTCGGCGTCCGCGACGGCCGGATCGTCGCGCTCGGCCGTGCGGGCAACCCCGACGTCGCCGACGGTGTGCACCCGGATCTGATCATCGGCCCGTCGACCGACGTCATCGCGGGCGAGGGGCGGATACTCACCGCGGGCGGCATCGACTCGCATGTGCACCTGCTGTCGCCGTCGCAGGTCCACGAGGCCCTCGCGACGGGATTGACCACGCTGATCGGAGGGGGGACCGGACCATCGGAGGGATCCAAGGCGACGACGGTGACGCCCGGTCCGTGGCATCTGCGGCAGATGCATCGGGCGCTCGATCATCTGCCGGTCAACGTGCTGCTGCTCGGCAAGGGCAACACCGTGTCGGCGCCGGGCCTCGCCGAGCAGGCGCTCGGCGGCGCCGCCGGATACAAGGTGCACGAGGACTGGGGCGCCACGCCCGCCGCGATCGACGCCGCGCTGCGTGCGGCCGACGACTGGGGGCTGCAGGTGGCGTTGCACTCGGACTCGCTCAATGAGGCCGGATTCGTCGACTCCACCGTCGCCGCGATCGGCGGCCGCAGCATCCACGCGTTCCACGTGGAAGGCGCGGGCGGCGGCCACGCGCCGGACATCCTGTCGATCGCCGGGCTGCCCAACGTGATTCCCGGTTCCACCAATCCGACACTGCCGCACACGGTGAACACCGTCGCCGAGCACCTCGACATGCTGATGGTCTGCCATCACCTGAATCCGGCGGTGCCCGAGGATCTGGCATTCGCCGAATCGCGCATCCGCGCCACGACGATCGCCGCCGAAGACGTTCTGCACGACCTCGGCGCGTTGTCGATCACCTCGTCGGACGCGCAGGCCATGGGTCGGATCGGCGAGGTGATCACTCGGACGTGGCAGGTGGCTCATGTGATGAAGGCGCGGCGCGGCCGACTCGGGGGCGGCCCGGCCGATAATTCCCCGGCCGCCGGGAGCGGAGCGAGCGGGGCCGATAACTTCCCGGCCGCCGGGAGCGGAGCGAGCGGGGCCGATAATTTCCGTGTCCGTCGTTATATCGCGAAGTACACGATCAATCCGGCGGTCGCGCACGGCGTCGACCACGAGATCGGCTCGATCGAGCCGGGTAAGCTCGCCGACCTCGTCCTGTGGGATCCGCGCTTCTTCGGCGTCCGGCCGTCCCTGGTGGTCAAGGGCGGCACCATCGTGTGGGCGTCGCTCGGCGATCCGAACGCGTCGATTCCGACGCCGCAGCCCGTACTGCAGCGGCCCGCGTTCGGCGATGCGATCGGCGCGGATCTGTCGGTCTCGTTCGTCGCTCCCGCGGCACTCGAGGACGGGCTCGCCGACCGACTCGGGCTGCGGCGTCGACTGGCGGCGGTCCGGCCGACCCGCGACATCGGCAAGGCCGATATGAAGGTCAACGACGCACTGCCGAGCATCGACATACGACCCGACACCTTCGACATCGCGATCGACGGCGAACGCGTCACCCCCGCGCCCGCCGCCGAACTTCCGATGGCGCAGCTGTACTCGATGTTCTGA